A window of the Caldalkalibacillus salinus genome harbors these coding sequences:
- the scpB gene encoding SMC-Scp complex subunit ScpB: MEINEMKSVIEGLIFVSGDEGIELKQLADVLGLDKKTTKDLVEEMKQEWQKQRRGVQIIEVAGTYQMTTLQEHAPYFEKLSASPTHATLSQAALETLAIIAYRQPMTKTEVEDIRGVKSDKAITTLMKKSLIKEVGRMEGIGRPILYGTTKAFLEYFGLKNVEDLPMLTDSTNLKEIEEEADLLFKK, from the coding sequence TTGGAAATAAACGAAATGAAATCCGTCATTGAGGGACTTATTTTTGTTTCAGGTGATGAAGGTATTGAATTAAAACAACTTGCAGATGTATTAGGACTTGATAAAAAAACAACCAAAGATTTAGTTGAAGAGATGAAACAAGAGTGGCAGAAACAGCGCCGGGGTGTCCAAATTATTGAAGTGGCAGGTACTTATCAAATGACAACCTTACAGGAGCATGCCCCTTACTTTGAAAAGCTTTCTGCCTCACCGACACACGCCACACTATCCCAAGCGGCATTGGAAACGTTAGCGATTATCGCATACCGTCAACCTATGACCAAAACAGAAGTAGAAGACATTCGCGGGGTAAAAAGTGATAAGGCCATCACCACATTGATGAAAAAATCGCTGATTAAGGAAGTTGGACGTATGGAAGGCATCGGACGTCCGATCCTGTATGGTACAACCAAGGCTTTTCTAGAGTATTTTGGCTTAAAAAATGTAGAAGACCTACCGATGTTGACGGACAGTACCAACTTGAAAGAAATCGAAGAAGAGGCTGACTTATTATTTAAAAAATAA
- a CDS encoding D-alanyl-D-alanine carboxypeptidase family protein encodes MKRHDRVRSRKRRYLMILLSCILLFTAQPHIEANKPFEVSGHAAILMDVESGRILYEKNIDEQMRIASITKIMTAIIAIEQGVLDDKVETTSNAYKVEGSSIYLKLGEKLTLEEMLYGLMLRSGNDAAVAIAEHIGGSVEGFAFLMNQKAAELGMSRSVFNNPHGLDSHEEHYSTARDMALLTAYAMKNETFSEIVKSKHASASLEGESWNRSWRNKNKLLRMYPYADGVKTGYTQRAGRTLVSSATKDGHRLVAVTLNASDDWNDHMRMFEYGFEVYDSVPLAIKGEEIEHRELAQHKGTFKVMNDLYYPLSESEDYRKRIAIHPAFESEKLESIPYPAGYIHYFVGEHEVGRVPVVYTPEKPTPGLWQHLKNIFLLVAGGLGG; translated from the coding sequence ATGAAAAGACATGATCGGGTAAGAAGTCGGAAGCGTCGTTACTTAATGATACTGCTAAGCTGCATACTACTGTTTACTGCTCAACCTCACATAGAAGCAAACAAGCCTTTTGAGGTTTCGGGTCATGCAGCCATTTTAATGGATGTGGAGTCGGGGCGTATTTTATACGAAAAGAATATAGACGAACAAATGCGCATTGCCAGTATCACAAAGATCATGACCGCCATCATTGCTATAGAGCAGGGAGTCTTAGACGACAAAGTTGAAACCACCAGTAACGCTTATAAAGTTGAGGGGTCATCCATATATCTTAAATTGGGAGAAAAGTTAACGCTAGAGGAAATGCTTTACGGGTTAATGCTACGCTCCGGTAATGATGCCGCAGTGGCGATCGCCGAACATATAGGGGGATCTGTGGAGGGGTTCGCTTTCTTGATGAATCAAAAAGCGGCGGAGCTTGGGATGTCACGTTCGGTATTTAATAACCCTCATGGTCTAGATTCGCATGAGGAACATTATTCTACTGCACGGGATATGGCTCTACTGACGGCTTACGCTATGAAAAATGAGACGTTTAGCGAGATTGTGAAATCAAAACATGCCTCGGCATCTCTTGAAGGTGAATCTTGGAACCGATCCTGGCGTAACAAGAATAAATTACTGAGAATGTATCCATACGCTGATGGTGTTAAAACGGGTTACACCCAACGAGCGGGACGAACATTAGTGTCTTCCGCAACAAAAGATGGGCATCGTCTCGTTGCGGTCACTCTGAACGCATCTGATGACTGGAACGATCATATGCGCATGTTCGAATACGGATTTGAAGTATATGACTCTGTTCCTCTAGCGATCAAAGGGGAAGAAATCGAACATAGGGAGCTAGCCCAACACAAAGGGACATTTAAAGTGATGAATGATTTATATTATCCGCTTTCGGAATCGGAAGACTATCGGAAAAGAATCGCCATACACCCCGCATTTGAGTCTGAGAAATTGGAAAGCATTCCTTACCCGGCTGGGTATATTCATTATTTCGTAGGTGAACACGAAGTTGGAAGAGTGCCTGTAGTATATACGCCCGAGAAACCAACGCCCGGTCTATGGCAGCACCTGAAAAATATATTTCTCCTAGTCGCCGGGGGGTTAGGGGGATAA
- a CDS encoding nucleoside recognition domain-containing protein, whose amino-acid sequence MVNVIWMGLILIGILVAAITGNMEAINEAAFEGAKVGVTICFGLISVLVFWLGMMKIAEEAGLLRLFARALGPVGRFLFPDVPKDSPAMGYILSNMSANLFGLGNAATPMGIKAMEELQKINPNKDQASPAMITLLALNTSSITLIPTTIIAIRMNYESANPVEIVGTTILATMCSTVVAILLDKWFRYRNRHHI is encoded by the coding sequence GTGGTTAACGTCATTTGGATGGGGCTCATTTTGATTGGGATTTTGGTTGCTGCCATCACGGGAAATATGGAAGCGATCAACGAAGCGGCATTTGAAGGGGCCAAGGTAGGGGTGACCATCTGTTTTGGTCTGATCAGTGTTTTGGTGTTTTGGTTAGGGATGATGAAAATCGCAGAAGAAGCAGGATTACTAAGGTTATTTGCTCGAGCACTGGGGCCCGTTGGCAGGTTCTTGTTCCCAGACGTACCTAAGGATTCACCCGCCATGGGATATATTTTATCTAATATGAGTGCGAATCTATTCGGATTAGGAAACGCAGCCACACCGATGGGGATAAAGGCCATGGAAGAGTTACAAAAGATTAATCCCAATAAAGATCAAGCATCACCAGCTATGATCACGTTATTAGCCCTAAATACCTCTAGTATCACCCTAATACCAACGACGATTATTGCCATTAGAATGAACTATGAATCAGCTAATCCTGTTGAAATCGTAGGTACAACAATACTAGCCACCATGTGCTCAACCGTGGTCGCGATTCTTTTGGATAAATGGTTTCGTTACCGAAACCGGCATCACATATAG
- a CDS encoding spore maturation protein — MYNMVTTISLWAIPAIIVLILLAGAVNRVPVYETFVEGAKDGFDTAIKIIPHLVGMMVAVSIFRASGALDYIIKAISPILTALQIPAEIVPLALIRPISGTGALAITTNIIENFGPDSFLGRLASTMQGSTDTTLYVMTVYFGAVGIRKVGYALKVGLWADIAGAVAAIVIVTLVFG, encoded by the coding sequence ATGTATAACATGGTCACAACCATATCTCTATGGGCTATTCCAGCTATTATTGTTCTGATCCTTCTGGCGGGGGCCGTGAACAGAGTGCCTGTCTATGAAACCTTCGTAGAAGGAGCAAAGGATGGCTTCGATACTGCAATCAAGATTATCCCTCATCTCGTTGGAATGATGGTGGCCGTTTCTATATTCCGTGCCTCAGGAGCATTGGATTATATTATCAAAGCGATTTCGCCCATACTCACCGCCCTACAAATTCCTGCGGAGATCGTCCCACTTGCGCTCATACGTCCGATATCTGGTACTGGGGCTTTAGCTATTACAACCAATATTATAGAAAACTTCGGTCCCGACTCGTTCCTAGGGAGGCTCGCTTCAACGATGCAGGGGAGTACAGACACAACGCTCTATGTTATGACCGTTTACTTTGGGGCAGTAGGGATAAGAAAGGTAGGGTATGCGTTAAAAGTAGGATTATGGGCTGACATAGCTGGGGCCGTGGCTGCGATTGTGATCGTCACACTCGTCTTTGGTTAA
- a CDS encoding pseudouridine synthase has protein sequence MERLQKILARSGVASRRKSEQLILEGRVSVDGHTVTELGTKVNPDQVDIKVDGQPIVEESTVYYLFHKPTGVITSVHDPQGRKVVLDYFQDINQRIYPIGRLDFDTSGLLLLTNDGALAHKLMHPSFHVIKGYLATVSRHPSEAALECLRKGVTLEDGPTAPAEVKRISDDHKQVRSTIKISIHEGRNRQVRRMFEQIGHPVIKLHRETYGFLQLHNLKSGQYRSLTPKEVNNLKELASNQA, from the coding sequence TTGGAGAGATTACAGAAGATACTGGCGCGTTCAGGCGTCGCATCGAGAAGAAAGTCCGAGCAACTGATTCTAGAAGGTCGCGTGAGTGTTGACGGTCATACCGTGACTGAACTCGGGACCAAGGTAAATCCAGACCAGGTGGACATTAAAGTCGATGGACAACCTATAGTAGAAGAGTCAACTGTCTATTACTTATTTCACAAGCCAACAGGCGTTATCACAAGCGTACATGATCCTCAAGGGAGAAAAGTGGTCCTAGACTATTTTCAGGACATCAATCAACGCATTTATCCGATTGGAAGATTAGATTTTGACACGTCAGGGTTACTTCTTCTGACTAACGATGGTGCTCTTGCACATAAGCTGATGCATCCTTCGTTTCATGTCATCAAGGGATACCTTGCGACAGTGAGCAGACACCCCTCAGAAGCAGCGTTAGAGTGTTTAAGAAAAGGGGTGACGCTTGAAGATGGTCCTACTGCACCAGCAGAAGTGAAACGTATCAGTGATGACCATAAGCAGGTGCGGTCGACGATTAAAATTAGCATACACGAGGGACGTAACAGACAAGTGAGAAGAATGTTCGAGCAAATTGGACATCCTGTAATCAAACTACACAGAGAAACTTACGGTTTTTTGCAGTTACATAACCTCAAATCTGGGCAGTATCGTTCTCTCACACCGAAGGAGGTTAATAACCTGAAAGAGCTCGCTTCAAATCAGGCTTGA
- the resA gene encoding thiol-disulfide oxidoreductase ResA has product MRDKRTLLRFSVLIVIFLALGSAFYTAYMSEQGPLPVGEEVPDFELEALDGDVVRLSDFRGKAVFVNFWGTWCEPCKVEMPLMQEYYEENGNEAFEILAVNIRESELAVSSFVNKRDLTFPILLDRHNKVTNLYNVGTLPASYFIDAQGRLVDYHVGMLDEESIEELVESAVNAQES; this is encoded by the coding sequence GTGAGAGATAAACGTACGCTCTTGCGTTTTTCAGTTTTAATTGTCATTTTTCTGGCCCTTGGTAGTGCGTTTTATACTGCATATATGAGTGAACAAGGACCGTTACCCGTTGGGGAAGAGGTACCCGATTTTGAACTAGAAGCATTGGACGGCGACGTCGTTCGTTTAAGTGATTTTAGAGGAAAAGCAGTTTTCGTCAATTTTTGGGGAACGTGGTGTGAACCTTGTAAAGTAGAAATGCCACTTATGCAAGAATATTACGAGGAGAATGGAAATGAAGCGTTTGAAATATTGGCTGTCAACATACGAGAATCAGAACTAGCCGTCTCATCTTTCGTCAATAAGAGAGACCTTACTTTTCCTATTCTCTTAGACCGGCATAACAAGGTGACCAACTTATATAACGTGGGCACGCTACCGGCCTCTTATTTTATTGATGCCCAAGGACGTCTCGTTGATTACCATGTAGGCATGCTTGACGAAGAGTCCATAGAAGAATTGGTGGAAAGTGCAGTCAATGCACAGGAATCATAA
- the resB gene encoding cytochrome c biogenesis protein ResB — protein MLDQIKCECGHANPPGTEICESCGKPFDGSDDWNKTLNMRYEGAARRSQTHTATVIDHIWHFFSSVKYAVWMIVITLIASMFGTIYPQQLYIPSNVDPYVYYQEEYGQLGYVYVLFGFHNLYSSWWYILLLTMIGISLVICSIDRVVPLYRSLKRQRVTKHTSFLKRQRISGHTEVEDHQQVFSKAKQALKEKGYRVRAEEHALMGEKGRFSRWGPYVNHVGLIIFLIAILIRILPGFTVDEDVWVRDGETVPVLGTDNYYVESKGFYLETYEDGDFPALEDVRDNQLLPKEFRTEAVLYEQIENPQTGEKELQQVAEHSITVNDPLVHDGLKLFQANYRLNEFSEFSFDLVDTESQEALGNMSIDLHDPQPTYEFDNDMTVHIIQYFPDFVMGDDGEPTTRSSVPNNPSFIFEVVTPENPDGERSWVFLGKTVVEPGADNRYELKLSDVKLNSVSGLLVRQDVSIPYVIVGGIIVMIGLVMGFYWQHRRIWLQADGQNVWIAAHTNKNWFGLNNEVSFVVDRTGIPIDKDALDKEAKHEHTTD, from the coding sequence GTGTTAGATCAAATTAAATGTGAATGTGGACATGCCAATCCACCAGGTACAGAAATTTGTGAGTCTTGCGGTAAACCCTTTGACGGGTCGGATGATTGGAATAAAACATTAAATATGAGGTACGAAGGTGCTGCTAGGCGCTCACAAACACATACAGCAACCGTCATTGATCATATATGGCATTTCTTTTCTTCAGTAAAGTACGCCGTCTGGATGATTGTCATTACCCTAATCGCTTCTATGTTTGGGACGATCTACCCTCAGCAATTATATATTCCTTCTAACGTAGATCCCTATGTCTATTACCAAGAGGAGTACGGTCAGCTAGGCTACGTCTATGTCTTATTTGGTTTTCATAATTTATACAGCTCTTGGTGGTATATCCTACTACTGACGATGATCGGAATATCATTGGTGATTTGTAGTATTGACCGTGTCGTGCCCTTGTATCGTTCACTCAAACGGCAAAGGGTGACGAAACATACGTCCTTTCTTAAGCGTCAGCGTATTTCAGGTCACACAGAGGTAGAAGACCATCAACAAGTCTTCTCCAAAGCGAAACAAGCACTAAAAGAAAAAGGCTATCGTGTACGCGCAGAAGAGCATGCCCTTATGGGTGAAAAAGGTAGATTCAGCCGATGGGGACCTTATGTCAACCATGTTGGGTTAATCATATTTTTAATTGCTATTTTGATCCGTATCTTACCCGGTTTCACTGTGGATGAGGATGTATGGGTCAGAGACGGAGAAACGGTGCCCGTCCTTGGGACGGATAACTACTACGTTGAAAGTAAAGGTTTCTACCTTGAGACGTATGAAGACGGGGATTTCCCAGCCTTAGAAGATGTGCGAGATAACCAACTCCTGCCGAAGGAATTTAGGACTGAAGCCGTCTTATACGAACAGATTGAAAATCCACAAACAGGGGAAAAGGAATTACAACAGGTCGCGGAACATTCGATTACTGTGAACGACCCTCTTGTACACGATGGCTTAAAATTATTCCAAGCGAACTATCGTTTGAACGAGTTTAGTGAATTTTCCTTTGATCTTGTGGACACAGAATCACAAGAGGCGCTTGGCAATATGAGTATTGACCTGCATGATCCTCAACCGACATATGAATTCGATAATGATATGACCGTTCACATTATACAGTACTTTCCAGACTTCGTGATGGGTGATGATGGTGAGCCAACCACTAGAAGCAGTGTACCCAACAATCCATCCTTCATTTTTGAGGTAGTCACGCCTGAAAATCCTGACGGGGAACGAAGCTGGGTTTTCTTAGGTAAAACGGTTGTAGAGCCTGGTGCAGATAATCGTTATGAATTAAAATTAAGTGACGTAAAGCTCAATAGTGTCTCAGGATTACTCGTGCGTCAGGACGTCAGTATTCCTTACGTCATTGTTGGCGGGATTATCGTTATGATCGGTTTGGTGATGGGCTTTTACTGGCAGCATAGACGTATTTGGCTCCAAGCTGATGGGCAGAACGTATGGATTGCAGCACACACCAATAAAAATTGGTTTGGGTTAAACAATGAAGTATCATTTGTGGTTGATCGAACAGGGATTCCGATAGATAAGGACGCCCTGGATAAGGAGGCAAAGCATGAACACACAACTGATTGA
- the ccsA gene encoding cytochrome c biogenesis protein CcsA, translating into MNTQLIELSNTFLFIAFFIYFLAGIIFFISVVGRKWSNRDADEHKRQWGRFGLILTYMGLGLHLVFYILRWTGQGHAPVSNMFEYMQFLAMMTAVGFVIIHKIYKILSVGVFVLPLVVTLLGWASVFDKTPQPLIPALQSIWLKLHVSTVALSQGIFAISFAAGLMYIIRTVSQKRLDKKTFTLEAFLAIVLMLVGFIITTSTFSGMGYEVTFEYTNEIDELQELTYHLPAIAGPYDGFTMLSENRMNPIIHTPSWMQGVDAPRKFNTLIWSVLSGLILYGLLLLILRRRLGAALQPLLSEIKPTLLDEMQYRGIAIAFPIFTLGALIFAMIWAEEAWGRFWGWDPKEVWALITWLFYSAYLHLRLSKGWHGSKSAWLAVTGFIIIMFNLVFVNLIIAGLHTYASGG; encoded by the coding sequence ATGAACACACAACTGATTGAATTAAGTAATACTTTTCTCTTTATTGCCTTTTTTATCTACTTCTTAGCCGGCATCATCTTTTTCATTTCTGTAGTAGGAAGAAAATGGTCAAACCGTGATGCCGATGAACATAAGAGACAATGGGGGAGGTTTGGGCTCATACTCACCTATATGGGCTTGGGTCTGCACCTCGTTTTCTATATCCTCAGATGGACGGGGCAAGGCCACGCCCCAGTGAGTAACATGTTTGAATACATGCAGTTTCTGGCCATGATGACGGCGGTCGGATTTGTGATTATTCACAAGATCTATAAAATATTGTCCGTTGGTGTTTTCGTGCTACCGCTTGTGGTCACCCTTTTAGGCTGGGCTTCCGTTTTTGACAAAACCCCACAGCCATTAATACCTGCTTTACAAAGCATATGGTTAAAATTGCACGTATCAACCGTTGCTCTGTCTCAAGGCATTTTTGCCATATCATTTGCGGCAGGACTGATGTACATTATCCGCACCGTTAGTCAAAAAAGATTAGATAAGAAAACTTTCACACTAGAAGCGTTTCTAGCCATCGTGCTCATGCTCGTTGGATTTATTATCACCACATCAACGTTTAGCGGTATGGGGTACGAAGTCACCTTCGAATATACGAACGAAATAGATGAACTGCAGGAGCTTACGTATCATCTCCCTGCTATCGCTGGTCCTTACGATGGCTTTACAATGCTCTCTGAAAATCGTATGAACCCCATTATTCACACGCCGTCTTGGATGCAGGGGGTGGATGCGCCCCGTAAATTCAATACACTGATATGGTCTGTACTCTCAGGGCTTATCTTGTACGGTTTGTTGCTCCTGATCCTTCGTCGTAGGTTAGGGGCTGCTCTACAACCTTTATTATCTGAGATCAAACCGACGTTACTTGATGAAATGCAGTACCGTGGGATTGCCATCGCATTCCCTATCTTTACTTTAGGCGCTTTGATCTTTGCGATGATTTGGGCAGAAGAAGCATGGGGACGTTTCTGGGGTTGGGACCCTAAGGAAGTTTGGGCCTTGATTACTTGGCTATTCTATAGTGCTTATCTACACTTAAGGTTATCAAAAGGCTGGCATGGCTCAAAGTCGGCATGGCTAGCCGTTACAGGTTTTATTATCATTATGTTTAACCTCGTGTTTGTGAATCTCATTATTGCTGGATTGCACACCTATGCGTCTGGAGGATGA
- a CDS encoding response regulator transcription factor — protein sequence MENEVRILVVDDEERIRRLLKMYLEREGYIIEEAENGEEALDKALQVDYDCILLDLMMPGMDGVEVCEKLREKKATPVIMITAKGEETNRVQGFEVGTDDYVVKPFSPREVVFRVKAVLRRSSPTAFLDIEQGSANVIVFPHITIDQDAHRVTSHGEEVSLTPKEYELLLYLASSPNKVYSREQLLKDVWQYEFFGDLRTVDTHIKRLREKLNKFSTEAADMISTVWGVGYKLEVPTE from the coding sequence ATGGAAAATGAAGTACGTATACTTGTTGTTGATGACGAAGAAAGAATACGTCGGTTGTTGAAGATGTATTTAGAAAGAGAAGGGTACATCATCGAGGAGGCGGAAAATGGGGAAGAGGCCTTAGATAAGGCATTACAGGTTGATTATGACTGTATTTTACTCGACTTAATGATGCCTGGCATGGATGGTGTAGAGGTTTGTGAAAAACTTCGGGAGAAAAAAGCCACACCTGTCATTATGATCACCGCTAAGGGTGAAGAAACGAATCGTGTGCAAGGGTTTGAAGTAGGGACTGACGATTATGTTGTCAAACCATTTAGCCCTCGGGAAGTGGTCTTTCGGGTTAAAGCCGTCCTGCGCCGTTCATCACCAACGGCTTTTCTAGACATCGAGCAAGGCTCAGCGAATGTGATCGTCTTCCCACACATCACCATTGACCAGGATGCGCATCGTGTCACCTCACACGGTGAAGAAGTCAGTCTCACACCGAAAGAGTATGAACTGCTTCTCTACCTTGCGAGTTCTCCAAATAAAGTATACTCACGAGAACAGCTCTTGAAAGATGTGTGGCAATATGAGTTTTTTGGGGATCTACGTACAGTCGATACGCATATCAAACGACTCAGAGAAAAACTTAATAAATTTTCAACTGAAGCCGCAGATATGATTTCTACCGTATGGGGTGTAGGCTATAAGTTAGAGGTTCCGACAGAGTGA
- a CDS encoding ATP-binding protein, producing the protein MVGKLWMTIIGLVTVVLLILTMLLVQFFDGFYYDQHSENLKTMANKVSVIFETYDDKNRALQTAKELVEVSRTSLTVLAPGGIVQESFDERVQDIHPQVFVSDPQLQRVFEEGIPIVERGHFSVTNTEEEIFEIDGIIVGVPLIMNGQQSGAVYLYQSLEVINKTTNEAKKLILYAAGIAIVLTTVFAFFLSTRITAPLRQMKSAAVRMAEGDFKSRVSHLTNDEIGDLSHTFNHMAAQLNDSIHALSQEKEQLSNILRSMADGVMTLDDKGNVVLMNPPAENMLNTWRYEESVTNKEALPKVFMNIYEKVIETEEEHVGAISAQGRYWTIIMAPLYNKEVIRGAVAVIRDMTDEKRLDKLRKDFLANVSHELRTPLSMMQGYSEALVDDIVASPEERKELSSIIYDESVRMGRLVNELLDLARMEAGHVELKLEKVEVDPIIQKTIKKFINLAKEQEVVLESNLVNTEHLYEVDADRLEQILTNLIDNAIRHTSKHGYVTVSSHEDDQYLYLSVRDNGDGIPEEDLPFIFERFYKADKARTRGKSGKGTGLGLSIVKHLVEAHGGQIQAHSKAGEGTTFSIQLPKA; encoded by the coding sequence GTGGTTGGTAAACTATGGATGACGATTATCGGGTTGGTGACCGTTGTCCTGTTAATCCTGACCATGTTATTAGTGCAGTTCTTCGATGGCTTCTACTATGATCAGCATTCCGAAAACCTGAAAACAATGGCTAATAAAGTATCGGTCATTTTTGAAACGTACGATGATAAAAATCGGGCTTTACAAACGGCGAAAGAGCTAGTAGAGGTGTCAAGAACAAGTCTAACCGTCCTCGCCCCAGGCGGTATTGTACAAGAATCTTTTGACGAGAGAGTACAAGATATTCACCCTCAAGTATTTGTGAGCGACCCTCAATTACAAAGGGTGTTTGAAGAAGGGATTCCCATTGTTGAAAGGGGACACTTCTCCGTCACCAATACTGAAGAAGAGATCTTTGAAATTGACGGGATTATCGTCGGTGTCCCCTTGATAATGAATGGCCAGCAGAGCGGAGCGGTCTATCTTTATCAAAGTCTTGAAGTGATTAACAAGACCACGAATGAAGCTAAGAAGCTGATTCTATACGCGGCGGGTATCGCCATTGTTCTCACCACTGTGTTCGCTTTTTTCCTATCCACTCGCATTACCGCACCATTGAGACAGATGAAATCGGCTGCTGTTCGTATGGCAGAAGGTGATTTTAAATCACGCGTATCGCACTTGACCAATGATGAGATCGGTGACCTCTCCCATACCTTTAATCATATGGCCGCACAACTTAATGACTCTATTCACGCTCTATCGCAAGAAAAAGAACAATTATCTAACATATTGAGGAGTATGGCAGATGGGGTCATGACGCTTGACGATAAAGGAAACGTCGTTTTGATGAACCCTCCGGCAGAAAACATGCTCAATACATGGCGTTATGAAGAGAGTGTCACCAACAAAGAGGCTTTACCTAAGGTTTTTATGAATATATATGAAAAGGTTATTGAAACAGAAGAGGAACATGTTGGTGCCATTTCAGCTCAAGGCCGGTACTGGACCATTATCATGGCACCATTATACAACAAAGAAGTGATTCGAGGGGCTGTCGCCGTTATTCGAGATATGACGGACGAAAAAAGATTAGATAAACTACGTAAAGACTTTCTAGCTAACGTCTCTCACGAATTACGAACCCCCTTATCCATGATGCAAGGATACAGTGAGGCGCTTGTTGATGATATTGTGGCCTCTCCAGAAGAGCGAAAGGAACTATCAAGTATTATCTATGATGAGTCTGTGCGCATGGGACGGCTAGTCAACGAGCTCCTCGATTTAGCCCGTATGGAGGCTGGGCATGTGGAGTTGAAGCTTGAAAAAGTAGAGGTCGATCCTATTATCCAAAAAACAATCAAGAAATTCATCAACTTAGCGAAAGAACAGGAGGTTGTTTTAGAAAGCAACCTCGTCAATACAGAACATTTGTATGAGGTTGATGCGGACCGTCTAGAGCAAATCCTTACGAACCTTATAGATAATGCCATTCGTCATACCTCTAAACATGGTTATGTGACGGTTTCATCTCATGAGGATGACCAGTACCTTTATTTATCCGTAAGAGACAATGGAGATGGTATCCCTGAAGAAGACCTGCCGTTTATTTTTGAACGATTTTATAAAGCAGATAAAGCTCGGACGAGAGGAAAGTCTGGTAAAGGAACAG